In Neorhizobium galegae, the following proteins share a genomic window:
- a CDS encoding DEAD/DEAH box helicase, producing the protein MTNFHELGLSKQTVATLFALGYETPTPIQAQAIPQLLEGRDMVGLAQTGTGKTAAFGLPIIEMLAKDPKRPDNRTTRTLILAPTRELVNQIAASLKSYVRGTPMKINAVVGGASINKQQLQLEKGTDILVATPGRLLDLIARRAIGLTAVRYLVLDEADQMLDLGFIHDLRKISKMVPNKRQTLLFSATMPKAIADLASDFLKDPVQVSVTPPGKAADKVEQFVHFVVGKNDKTDLLKKSLEENPTGRAMVFLRTKHGAEKLSKHLEHIGFKVASIHGNKSQGQRERALKAFRDNEIRVLVATDVAARGIDIPGVTHVFNYDLPEVPDAYVHRIGRTARAGRDGIAIAFCAPDEARLLRDIERLMNIEITTASGERPEGGRQPRGGAGNNNRGGAANRGRGGNGQARGNGEARPERRERPARKPFFAAEGAEGGDRPQRPARPQGDRPQRDNRRNDDFRGQRRGEDAPRPEVDNDLTTTSDFRPAKKQFGSQNGEGRPARTEPRKEHRKGGNGAQNPHAAHGAHEPAAQRNNRGPRVEAARPAAGGNGGPVKFGNDNRSGQQGRTRRPA; encoded by the coding sequence TTGACGAATTTCCACGAGCTTGGTCTGTCCAAGCAGACCGTAGCCACTCTTTTTGCGCTCGGTTACGAAACGCCGACCCCGATCCAGGCCCAGGCTATCCCCCAGCTTCTCGAAGGCCGCGACATGGTCGGCCTTGCCCAGACCGGCACCGGCAAGACTGCCGCATTCGGTCTGCCGATCATCGAAATGCTTGCCAAGGACCCGAAGCGTCCTGACAACCGCACCACCCGTACGCTCATCCTCGCTCCGACCCGCGAACTGGTCAACCAGATCGCCGCCAGCCTGAAGAGCTACGTGCGCGGTACGCCGATGAAGATCAACGCCGTCGTCGGCGGCGCCTCGATCAACAAGCAGCAGCTGCAGCTCGAAAAGGGCACCGACATTCTCGTCGCCACCCCGGGCCGCTTGCTCGACCTGATCGCCCGCCGTGCCATCGGCCTGACCGCGGTTCGTTACCTCGTTCTCGACGAAGCCGACCAGATGCTCGATCTCGGCTTCATCCACGATCTGCGCAAGATTTCCAAGATGGTGCCGAACAAGCGCCAGACCCTGCTCTTCTCGGCCACCATGCCGAAGGCGATCGCCGATCTTGCCTCCGACTTCCTCAAGGATCCGGTCCAGGTCTCGGTCACGCCTCCGGGCAAGGCTGCCGACAAGGTCGAACAGTTCGTCCACTTCGTGGTCGGCAAGAACGACAAGACGGACCTTCTGAAGAAGTCGCTCGAAGAAAATCCGACCGGCCGCGCCATGGTCTTCCTGCGCACCAAGCACGGCGCCGAAAAGCTCTCCAAGCATCTCGAGCATATCGGCTTCAAGGTCGCCTCGATCCACGGCAACAAGAGCCAGGGCCAGCGCGAACGTGCCCTCAAGGCCTTCCGTGACAACGAGATCCGCGTTCTGGTCGCCACCGACGTTGCTGCCCGCGGCATCGACATCCCGGGCGTCACCCACGTCTTCAACTACGATCTCCCGGAAGTACCAGACGCTTACGTTCACCGCATCGGCCGTACCGCACGTGCCGGTCGTGACGGCATCGCGATCGCCTTCTGCGCTCCCGACGAAGCGCGTCTGCTGCGCGACATCGAGCGCCTGATGAATATCGAGATCACCACCGCATCCGGCGAACGCCCCGAAGGCGGCCGCCAGCCACGCGGCGGTGCCGGCAACAACAACCGTGGCGGCGCGGCCAATCGCGGCCGTGGCGGCAACGGCCAGGCACGCGGCAACGGCGAAGCCCGTCCCGAGCGCCGCGAACGTCCGGCCCGCAAGCCGTTCTTCGCAGCGGAAGGTGCCGAGGGTGGCGACCGTCCCCAGCGTCCGGCTCGCCCCCAGGGTGACCGCCCGCAGCGCGACAACCGTCGCAACGACGATTTCCGCGGCCAGCGCCGCGGTGAGGACGCTCCGCGCCCGGAAGTCGACAACGACCTGACGACCACGTCGGATTTCCGCCCGGCCAAGAAGCAGTTCGGCTCCCAGAACGGCGAAGGCCGCCCGGCACGCACCGAGCCCCGCAAGGAACACCGCAAGGGCGGCAATGGGGCTCAGAACCCCCATGCCGCACACGGCGCCCATGAGCCCGCTGCCCAGCGCAACAACCGCGGCCCGCGCGTCGAAGCCGCCCGGCCGGCCGCTGGCGGCAACGGAGGCCCGGTAAAGTTCGGCAACGACAACCGTTCCGGCCAGCAGGGCCGCACGCGCCGCCCGGCGTAA
- a CDS encoding SDR family oxidoreductase produces MLTDKVAIVTGASSGIGRAAALLFAREGAAVVANARGEAELQKLVSEIKAAGGRAVAVAGDVADEETHRALLEAALGRFGGLDIALNNAGTVGPYKPLGEVTREEWEHTMTMNLTSAFLGARLQIPAMLERGGGSIIFTSTFVGTSVGIPGMGAYGASKAGIMGLVKGITADYGARGIRANALLPGGTDTPMAGDAAQKEWAAGLHALKRIAQPEEIARAALFLASPMASFVAGSALYADGGNAAVK; encoded by the coding sequence ATGCTAACCGACAAAGTTGCTATCGTTACCGGCGCATCGAGCGGCATCGGCCGGGCCGCCGCCCTTCTCTTCGCCCGGGAAGGGGCTGCCGTTGTTGCCAACGCGCGAGGCGAGGCGGAATTGCAAAAACTTGTTTCCGAGATCAAGGCGGCCGGCGGCCGTGCGGTTGCCGTGGCAGGCGATGTCGCGGACGAGGAGACCCACCGGGCATTGCTCGAAGCGGCGCTTGGCCGGTTCGGCGGTCTCGACATCGCCCTGAACAATGCCGGTACGGTCGGGCCCTACAAGCCGCTAGGCGAGGTGACGCGAGAGGAGTGGGAGCATACCATGACCATGAACCTCACGAGCGCCTTCCTCGGCGCCCGTTTGCAGATCCCGGCCATGCTCGAACGCGGCGGCGGATCGATCATCTTCACCTCCACATTCGTCGGCACCAGCGTCGGCATCCCCGGCATGGGCGCCTATGGCGCATCGAAGGCCGGGATCATGGGTCTGGTGAAAGGGATTACCGCCGACTATGGCGCGCGCGGCATACGCGCCAATGCGCTGTTGCCCGGCGGCACCGACACTCCCATGGCCGGCGACGCGGCACAAAAGGAATGGGCGGCGGGGCTGCATGCCCTCAAGCGCATCGCCCAGCCCGAGGAAATCGCCCGGGCCGCACTTTTCCTGGCGAGCCCGATGGCGAGCTTTGTGGCAGGGTCGGCGCTCTATGCGGACGGCGGAAACGCTGCGGTCAAATGA
- a CDS encoding LuxR family transcriptional regulator, with amino-acid sequence MDESEADKAAILVVIRSETEAWLQRDFEALASHWLQSPQTRRMEYFASLGIRIDEGWDAIAARLETIMERFPEKHADFERVRWEKVNIVIAGNMAWVTYDQIGIDAGDDLKRELKILHRVDGGWKIGCMVMMESTVEQANSPLIEVDADKRILWTNRLAQERIRDHQGLAVDAGRLRARRREHDPALRDAVHLAFRELQGQTRLSLSPKQAWAVALGEDTAGVPLYCWVRLEDGKTLVSFDDAETVARRIDGAKEIYGLSPAQVRLARLIVDGHDLAGAAELLAVSINTLRTQLQRIFDKTGVRSQAALVRSLLSVEAPNK; translated from the coding sequence ATGGATGAAAGCGAGGCTGACAAGGCCGCGATACTTGTAGTGATCCGCAGCGAGACCGAGGCTTGGCTGCAGCGAGACTTCGAGGCATTGGCTAGCCACTGGCTGCAGTCGCCGCAGACCCGGCGGATGGAATACTTTGCTTCGCTGGGCATCCGGATCGACGAAGGCTGGGACGCTATTGCCGCACGACTTGAGACGATCATGGAGCGTTTCCCGGAGAAACACGCCGATTTCGAGCGCGTTCGGTGGGAGAAGGTTAACATCGTCATCGCAGGGAACATGGCCTGGGTCACCTACGACCAGATCGGGATTGATGCCGGCGACGATCTGAAACGCGAACTAAAAATCCTGCACAGGGTCGATGGTGGCTGGAAGATCGGCTGCATGGTGATGATGGAGAGCACCGTCGAACAGGCGAACTCCCCGTTGATCGAGGTCGATGCGGATAAGCGAATCCTGTGGACGAACCGGCTCGCGCAGGAGCGGATACGCGACCATCAGGGACTCGCCGTCGACGCCGGCCGCCTCCGCGCGCGGCGGCGCGAACACGATCCCGCACTTCGTGACGCCGTGCACCTGGCCTTCCGAGAACTGCAGGGCCAGACACGGCTAAGCCTATCGCCGAAGCAGGCCTGGGCGGTGGCACTTGGTGAAGACACAGCGGGGGTGCCGCTCTACTGTTGGGTTCGGCTCGAAGATGGCAAGACGCTGGTGTCGTTCGACGATGCGGAGACCGTCGCACGCCGGATCGATGGAGCGAAGGAGATTTATGGTCTGTCACCCGCACAGGTTAGGCTTGCCCGACTGATCGTTGATGGCCACGACCTCGCAGGTGCCGCCGAACTCCTGGCAGTTAGCATCAATACGCTACGCACTCAGCTGCAGCGGATTTTCGACAAGACCGGTGTGCGCAGCCAGGCTGCGTTGGTGCGCTCGCTGCTCAGCGTCGAGGCGCCCAACAAGTAA
- a CDS encoding DMT family transporter codes for MMLDRLAPALFVLLWSTGWIVAKYAAAHADPLTFLAGRHALAAAAFFAVCLITRAKWPKSRAQLGHAMFSGVFLHGLYLAGVWYAIGQGVPAGLSGIIAGLQPLLTAMVAPLFLGERLKPLQKVGLALGFAGILIAISTQLLDLFERGLAGLAVPVLINLVAMTSVTYGTLYQKRHLQEGDLFSIATLQFVGALIVTIPLALSLENLRFDWTHEAILAMAWSVLGLSMGAVGLLLYLIRRGQVSRAASLIYLMPPVVAIEAAILFGEPLTLQMIVGTVIVVAGVYMVNRKA; via the coding sequence ATCATGCTCGACCGCCTGGCTCCGGCCCTCTTCGTCCTCCTCTGGTCCACGGGCTGGATCGTCGCGAAATATGCGGCGGCGCACGCCGACCCCCTGACGTTCCTGGCCGGGCGGCACGCACTCGCCGCCGCGGCGTTTTTCGCGGTCTGCCTGATCACGCGGGCAAAATGGCCGAAGAGCCGGGCCCAGCTCGGCCATGCGATGTTCTCGGGTGTTTTCCTGCACGGGCTCTATCTCGCCGGCGTCTGGTATGCGATCGGGCAGGGCGTGCCGGCGGGGCTTTCCGGCATCATCGCCGGCCTGCAGCCGCTGCTGACCGCCATGGTCGCGCCGCTTTTCCTCGGAGAGCGCCTCAAGCCCTTGCAGAAGGTCGGCCTGGCGCTCGGTTTTGCCGGCATCCTGATCGCGATCTCGACGCAGCTTCTCGACCTTTTCGAGCGCGGGCTGGCCGGACTTGCGGTTCCCGTGCTGATCAACCTCGTCGCCATGACGTCGGTCACCTACGGCACGCTCTATCAGAAGCGGCACCTGCAGGAGGGCGACCTGTTCTCGATCGCCACGCTGCAATTCGTCGGCGCGCTGATCGTCACCATCCCGCTGGCGCTCAGCCTTGAAAACCTGCGCTTCGACTGGACGCATGAGGCGATCCTCGCCATGGCCTGGTCTGTCCTCGGCCTGTCCATGGGCGCCGTTGGCCTGCTGCTCTACCTCATCCGCCGCGGCCAGGTGTCCCGCGCCGCCTCGCTCATCTACCTGATGCCCCCGGTCGTGGCGATCGAGGCGGCGATCCTGTTCGGCGAGCCGCTGACCCTGCAGATGATCGTCGGCACGGTGATCGTGGTGGCGGGCGTCTACATGGTGAACCGAAAGGCCTGA
- a CDS encoding circularly permuted type 2 ATP-grasp protein: MAFDEMLTAENLPRPPYKTYHEWYASQDAAHLIRKTQDAENIFRKTGITFAVYGHADSSEKLIPFDIIPRIISAREWRKLAQGIEQRVLALNAFLDDIYHKQEIIKAGRIPRALIERNVTFLPEMIGFKPPGGVYTHIVGTDIVRTGEDQFYVLEDNARTPSGVSYMLENRETMMQMFPELFTLNKVQRVEDYPRLLRQSLASLAPPGCKGRPRVAVLTPGIFNSAYYEHSFLADQMGVELVEGGDLRVIDGRVKMRTTRGYEAIDVLYRRVDDDFLDPMTFRADSALGIPGIMDVYRAGNITIANAPGTGICDDKAIYSYMPEIVEFYTGRKALLENVPTWRCSEPDSLKYVLEHIEELVVKEVHGSGGYGMLVGPTASKKERTDFAEKLAARPDNYIAQPTLALSTVPIFVNKGIAPRHVDLRPYVLVSDKVKIIPGGLTRVALKQGSLVVNSSQGGGTKDTWVLED; this comes from the coding sequence TTGGCATTTGATGAAATGTTGACTGCGGAAAACCTTCCGCGACCGCCATACAAGACCTACCACGAATGGTATGCCAGTCAGGATGCTGCGCACCTGATCCGCAAGACCCAGGATGCGGAAAACATATTCAGAAAGACGGGCATCACATTCGCGGTCTATGGACACGCAGACAGTTCCGAAAAGCTCATCCCCTTCGACATCATTCCCCGCATCATTTCCGCCCGTGAATGGCGCAAGCTCGCGCAGGGCATCGAGCAGCGGGTTCTGGCGCTCAACGCCTTCCTCGACGACATCTACCACAAGCAGGAGATCATCAAGGCCGGCCGCATTCCCCGCGCGCTGATCGAGAGGAACGTCACCTTCCTTCCCGAAATGATCGGCTTCAAGCCGCCGGGCGGCGTCTACACCCATATCGTCGGTACCGACATCGTGCGCACCGGCGAGGACCAGTTCTACGTGCTGGAAGACAATGCCCGCACGCCGTCCGGAGTTTCCTACATGCTGGAAAACCGGGAAACCATGATGCAGATGTTCCCCGAACTGTTTACGCTGAACAAGGTGCAGCGGGTCGAGGACTATCCGCGGCTGCTGCGCCAGTCGCTCGCCTCGCTTGCCCCTCCCGGCTGCAAGGGCCGGCCACGCGTCGCGGTGCTGACGCCCGGCATCTTCAATTCGGCCTATTACGAACACTCGTTCCTCGCCGACCAGATGGGCGTCGAACTCGTCGAGGGCGGCGATCTGCGCGTCATCGACGGCCGCGTCAAGATGCGCACAACAAGGGGGTACGAGGCGATCGACGTCCTCTACCGCCGCGTCGACGACGACTTCCTCGATCCGATGACCTTTCGCGCGGATTCGGCGCTCGGCATTCCAGGCATCATGGACGTCTACCGGGCCGGCAACATCACCATCGCCAATGCACCCGGCACCGGCATCTGCGACGACAAGGCGATCTATTCCTACATGCCCGAGATCGTCGAGTTCTATACGGGCCGCAAGGCGCTGCTCGAAAACGTGCCGACCTGGCGCTGTTCCGAGCCCGACAGCCTCAAATACGTGCTGGAGCACATCGAGGAACTGGTCGTCAAGGAAGTGCACGGTTCGGGCGGCTACGGCATGCTGGTAGGCCCGACGGCCAGCAAGAAGGAGCGCACCGACTTTGCCGAGAAGCTGGCGGCCAGGCCCGACAACTACATCGCCCAGCCGACACTGGCGCTGTCCACCGTGCCGATCTTCGTCAACAAGGGGATCGCCCCCCGTCACGTCGACCTGCGCCCCTATGTGCTCGTCTCCGACAAGGTGAAGATCATCCCCGGCGGCCTGACCCGCGTGGCCCTGAAACAGGGTTCGCTGGTGGTCAATTCCAGCCAGGGCGGCGGCACCAAGGACACTTGGGTACTGGAAGATTGA
- a CDS encoding alpha-E domain-containing protein, translated as MLGRTANGLYWMFRYIERAENIARLVDAGLRVSLTRAGSSDEDWHGVLESAGVREAYSEVHAELTAADAIDYLLRDTSNPSSVMSCIEFGRNNARMVRTALTRETWEATNECWIDLKARLSRKVKQTDLPELIDVIKHRCGLIRGAFHGSMLRNDLYNFSRIGTFIERADNTSRILDVKYYVLLPAISQVGSKLDNYQWESILRSVSAHRSYGWVYDGEYQSANIADFLILKVQMPRSLAYCYEKIVSNLGYLGETYGEQVKAHETAAAIHSTLKRGSISDIMDHGLHEFLEDFVSRNNQLSAEISEGYRFYQ; from the coding sequence ATGCTCGGAAGAACTGCAAACGGCCTCTACTGGATGTTCCGCTACATCGAGCGGGCGGAGAATATCGCCCGCCTCGTCGACGCGGGCCTGCGCGTATCGCTGACCCGCGCCGGCTCCTCCGACGAGGATTGGCACGGCGTGCTCGAAAGCGCCGGCGTGCGCGAAGCCTATTCGGAAGTGCACGCCGAACTGACGGCGGCGGACGCCATCGACTACCTGCTGCGCGACACGTCGAACCCGTCGAGCGTCATGTCCTGCATCGAATTCGGGCGCAACAACGCCCGCATGGTACGCACCGCGCTGACCCGCGAAACCTGGGAGGCGACCAACGAATGCTGGATCGACCTGAAGGCCCGGCTTTCCCGCAAGGTGAAGCAGACCGACCTGCCGGAACTGATCGACGTCATCAAGCACCGCTGCGGCCTGATCCGCGGCGCCTTCCACGGCTCGATGCTGAGAAACGACCTCTACAACTTCTCGCGCATCGGCACCTTCATCGAGCGCGCCGACAACACCAGCCGCATTCTCGACGTGAAATATTACGTGCTTCTGCCGGCGATCAGCCAGGTCGGATCGAAACTCGACAACTACCAATGGGAATCGATTCTGCGCTCGGTCTCGGCCCACCGTTCCTACGGCTGGGTCTATGACGGCGAATATCAATCCGCCAACATCGCCGACTTCCTGATCCTGAAAGTCCAGATGCCGCGCTCGCTCGCCTATTGTTACGAGAAGATCGTCAGCAATCTCGGCTATCTTGGGGAAACCTATGGGGAGCAGGTGAAGGCGCACGAGACAGCGGCAGCGATCCACTCGACGCTGAAGCGGGGCTCCATCTCCGACATCATGGATCACGGCCTGCACGAATTCCTGGAGGACTTTGTCAGCCGCAACAACCAGCTCAGCGCCGAGATCTCCGAAGGCTACCGCTTTTATCAATAG
- a CDS encoding transglutaminase family protein has protein sequence MRLKIAHTTEYLYDEPVPYSLQRLRLTPTDGPGQKVINWSITVDGAKIEAGYADQFGNRVELVSTEGTEHTIRITASGEVETQDRAGVFGPHQGFCPLWLFLRDTALTKPGKLIRELAKSLKGDSELAKMHALMEAIHETVAYVPGATGTETTAEQALEAKTGVCQDHTHIFITAARLLDIPARYISGYLLMEGETEQAATHAWAEVHLPGLGWVGFDTSNKICPNDSYVRVASGLCYRDCAPVSGMRLGPAGENLKVSLTVAQSQSQQGQTQSQG, from the coding sequence ATGCGGCTCAAGATCGCCCATACGACCGAATATCTCTATGACGAGCCGGTGCCCTATTCGCTGCAGCGCCTCAGGCTGACGCCGACCGACGGCCCCGGCCAGAAGGTCATCAACTGGTCGATCACCGTCGATGGCGCCAAGATCGAGGCGGGTTATGCCGACCAGTTCGGCAACCGCGTCGAGCTGGTCTCCACCGAAGGCACCGAGCACACGATCCGCATCACCGCATCCGGCGAGGTGGAGACCCAGGACCGCGCCGGCGTCTTCGGCCCGCACCAGGGGTTCTGCCCGCTCTGGCTGTTCCTGCGCGACACGGCGCTGACCAAGCCCGGCAAGCTCATCCGCGAACTCGCCAAAAGCCTCAAGGGCGACAGCGAGCTTGCCAAGATGCACGCGCTCATGGAGGCGATCCACGAGACCGTTGCCTATGTGCCGGGCGCGACGGGCACCGAGACGACTGCCGAACAGGCGCTGGAGGCAAAGACCGGCGTCTGCCAGGACCATACCCATATCTTCATCACTGCCGCCCGCCTGCTGGATATCCCGGCGCGCTACATTTCCGGCTACCTGCTGATGGAAGGCGAGACCGAACAGGCCGCAACCCATGCCTGGGCGGAAGTGCATCTGCCGGGCCTCGGCTGGGTCGGCTTCGACACGTCGAACAAGATCTGCCCGAACGACAGTTACGTTCGGGTCGCTTCCGGCCTCTGCTACCGCGATTGCGCCCCCGTCTCCGGCATGCGCCTCGGCCCGGCCGGCGAAAACCTCAAGGTTTCGCTGACGGTGGCGCAAAGCCAAAGCCAGCAGGGCCAGACGCAGTCCCAAGGGTAA